A genomic window from Lycium barbarum isolate Lr01 chromosome 4, ASM1917538v2, whole genome shotgun sequence includes:
- the LOC132637226 gene encoding stress response protein NST1-like, whose translation MMSTPAYYLKVHERHCQMRPLIWDPWFNPKEETSRAIAWISFTELPPNFFAREAVFSMATSVGKPLTVDLATANRTRPSCAKVKVEVDLLANLPKRINIAEEDESGHEENECRALNQELARKFREEIRKENAEVVNEEVQNRVTDKGRGRGYNQGKQEWMLRRNRYKKDKFGVIIGEVDIDDKKGDEIIMETSNAFEVLNDIEENKQDAISNNTSNQVDKQMKEIEETSKNWQNQQSVPVLTSNKFETLDDSDEQQLEGELCMSQAVEQREKSNQHIFPVTPSKDIASRDEKQQEDGELSQSVKEKTAHQDEPYSADNFQNEGHQKEVYEESFNNTHKSDAKKDRNKADAQISEETQHSSNTENIVMNTLERASTPSYSFESNVVTSQRNTKQHKTGNNEGDKMEDQEIGKTNREMVEQNFRRDFGKVPIQLHEVGRIQEEKRHFEEEQKAFQELQAELEDSSMDQNYENAARQGDLSLQEMEKLKKGSSKARSARYSSLPPGVTTRHRQAKQSSLQ comes from the exons ATGATGTCCACACCTGCTTACTATTTGAAAGTACATGAAAGGCATTGCCAAATGAGACCTCTTATTTGGGACCCTTGGTTCAATCCAAAAGAAGAAACATCTAGGGCAATTGCTTGGATTAGTTTTACAGAGCTTCCTCCCAATTTTTTTGCTAGAGAAGCTGTATTCTCTATGGCCACATCGGTTGGAAAGCCATTGACTGTTGATTTGGCCACAGCGAATAGAACACGACCAAGTTGTGCAAAAGTCAAAGTAGAAGTGGACTTGTTAGCAAATTTACCCAAGAGAATCAACATTGCTGAAGAAGATGAATCAG GCCATGAGGAAAATGAATGCAGGGCACTCAATCAAGAACTTGCCAGAAAATTTAGAGAGGAAATAAGGAAAGAAAATGCAGAAGTTGTAAATGAAGAAGTACAAAATCGAGTAACCGATAAAGGAAGAGGGAGAGGATACAATCAAGGAAAGCAGGAATGGATGCTGAGAAGGAATAGATACAAGAAGGATAAGTTTGGTGTAATTATTGGAGAGGTGGATATAGATGACAAAAAAGGTGATGAGATTATTATGGAGACAAGCAATGCTTTTGAAGTGCTAAATGATATTGAGGAGAACAAGCAAGATGCTAtttcaaacaacacaagtaatcaAGTGGATAAGCAAatgaaagaaattgaagaaaCATCAAAGAACTGGCAAAATCAGCAGTCAGTACCAGTTCTTACCAGCAATAAGTTTGAAACTTTAGATGATAGTGATGAGCAACAGTTGGAAGGTGAATTATGTATGTCACAAGCAGTGGAGCAAAGGGAGAAATCCAATCAGCATATATTTCCAGTTACCCCCAGCAAAGATATTGCAAGTAGAGATGAGAAACAGCAGGAAGATGGTGAATTATCACAATCAGTGAAAGAAAAAACTGCACATCAAGATGAGCCTTACAGTGCAGATAATTTTCAGAATGAAGGGCATCAAAAAGAAGTATATGAGGAAAGCTTCAACAACACTCATAAATCTGATGCAAAGAAGGATAGAAACAAAGCAGATGCACAAATTAGTGAAGAAACACAACATAGCAGTAACACAGAAAATATAGTCATGAACACACTTGAGAGAGCATCAACACCTAGTTATTCATTTGAGAGTAATGTCGTAACATCTCAGAGAAATACAAAGCAGCACAAGACAGGTAACAATGAAGGTGATAAGATGGAGGACCAAGAAATTGGTAAAACTAACAGGGAGATGGTAGAGCAGAATTTCAGGCGTGACTTTGGAAAAGTGCCTATACAGCTTCATGAAGTGGGGAGGATTCAAGAGGAAAAAAGACATTTTGAAGAAGAACAAAAAGCATTTCAAGAACTTCAAGCAGAATTAGAAGACAGCTCTATGGACCAGAATTATGAAAATGCTGCTAGACAAGGGGATCTATCACTTCAGGAGATGGAAAAACTTAAGAAAGGCTCTAGCAAAGCAAGGAGTGCCAGATATAGCAGTTTACCCCCTGGGGTGACAACAAGACATAGACAGGCTAAGCAATCTAGTTTACAATGA